A single genomic interval of Vulpes lagopus strain Blue_001 chromosome 19, ASM1834538v1, whole genome shotgun sequence harbors:
- the ACP3 gene encoding prostatic acid phosphatase, which translates to MSAALLPQAGAARLRLGLLLLLSLSLHRGAVAKELKFVTLVFRHGDRSPIETFPNDPIKEASWPQGFGQLTQLGMEQHYELGQYIKKRYGKFLNESYKREQVYIQSTDVDRTLMSAMTNLAGLFPPEGISIWNPSLPWQPIPVHTLSLSEDRLLYLPFRDCPRFKELTEETLKSEEFQKRLHPYKDFIETLPTFTGYHTQDLFGMWTKVYDPLFCESVHNFTLPSWATEDTMTKLKELSELSILSIYGIHKQKEKSRLQGGVLVSDILNHMKIATQPSNHRKLIMYSAHDTTVSGLQMALDVYNGILPPYASCHIMELYLEKGEYFVEMYYRNETQHEPYPLTLPGCTPSCPLTEFAELVAPVIPQDWSTECMTTSNDQVLRVVLAVAFCLVSGVLVVLLFTLLRHGPCWQRDPYRNI; encoded by the exons GTGTTTAGGCATGGAGATCGAAGTCCCATTGAGACCTTCCCAAATGATCCCATTAAGGAAGCTTCATGGCCACAAGGATTTGGCCAACTCACTCAG cTGGGCATGGAGCAGCATTATGAACTTGGACagtatataaagaaaagataTGGGAAATTTTTGAATGAGTCCTACAAACGTGAACAG GTTTATATTCAAAGCACGGATGTTGATCGGACATTGATGAGTGCTATGACAAACCTTGCAGGCCTATTTCCTCCAGAGGGTATCAGCATCTGGAATCCCAGCCTACCCTGGCAGCCCATCCcagtgcacacactctctctttctgaagaTCGG TTACTGTACCTGCCTTTCCGGGACTGCCCCCGTTTTAAAGAACTTACGGAGGAGACTCTCAAATCAGAGGAATTCCAGAAGAGATTGCATCCTTACAAG GATTTTATAGAAACCTTGCCAACATTTACAGGATACCATACCCAGGACCTTTTTGGAATGTGGACTAAAGTCTATGACCCTTTATTTTGTGag AGTGTTCACAATTTCACTTTACCCTCCTGGGCCACAGAGGACACCATGACTAAGCTGAAAGAATTATCAGAATTGTCCATCCTGTCCATCTATGGAATTcataagcagaaagagaaatctagACTGCAAGGGG GTGTCCTGGTCAGTGACATCCTTAATCACATGAAGATTGCAACTCAGCCATCAAACCACAGAAAACTTATCATGTACTCTGCA CATGACACTACCGTGAGTGGCCTACAGATGGCACTAGATGTTTATAATGGAATCCTTCCTCCCTATGCTTCCTGCCATATAATGGAATTATATCTTGAAAAGGG GGAGTACTTCGTAGAGATGTATTACCGGAATGAGACACAGCACGAGCCATATCCTCTCACACTGCCAGGCTGCACTCCCAGCTGTCCTCTGACAGAGTTTGCTGAGCTGGTTGCCCCTGTGATCCCCCAAGACTGGTCCACGGAGTGTATGACCACGAGCAATGACCAAG TTCTAAGAGTCGTCCTTGCTGTTGCCTTTTGCCTGGTGTCTGGTGTCCTAGTGGTGCTGCTGTTTACCCTCCTCCGCCACGGGCCCTGCTGGCAGAGAGACCCTTATCGGAACATCTGA